A window of the Acetobacteraceae bacterium genome harbors these coding sequences:
- a CDS encoding 50S ribosomal protein L18 encodes MASLQETRHRRRDRLRFQLRKKANGRPRLSVFRSNLNIHAQIIDDAQGKTLASASSLDKEFRAEASKGSNIDAATKVGQLVAERALKVGVKEVVFDRGSYLYHGRVKALADAAREKGLSF; translated from the coding sequence ATGGCATCATTGCAAGAAACGCGGCATCGTCGTCGTGACCGCCTTCGTTTTCAATTAAGAAAAAAAGCGAACGGACGTCCTCGTCTTTCTGTTTTTCGTTCTAACCTGAACATTCATGCTCAGATTATTGACGATGCGCAAGGAAAGACACTCGCAAGTGCTTCTAGCTTGGATAAAGAATTCCGTGCAGAAGCTTCAAAAGGCTCAAACATTGATGCCGCAACCAAAGTAGGTCAGCTTGTTGCTGAACGTGCTTTGAAAGTAGGTGTCAAAGAGGTCGTTTTTGATCGCGGGTCTTATTTATATCATGGTCGTGTCAAAGCTTTGGCTGATGCGGCTCGCGAAAAGGGGCTGTCCTTCTAA
- a CDS encoding 50S ribosomal protein L6 yields MSRVGKNAVALPDGVSVEIKDNLCKVKGKRGELSLALSSEVSVKVEDGSVVVEPLAKRRGPAGAMWGTTRALIANMVTGVTTGFTKALEIQGTGFRAAVQGKNLVMNLGFSHDVIYPVPDDIKITVPRPTAIVVEGNDKQRVGQIAVDLRNFRKPEPYKGKGVRYENEVLLRKEGKKK; encoded by the coding sequence ATGTCACGAGTAGGTAAAAACGCCGTAGCTCTCCCAGATGGTGTGAGCGTAGAAATTAAAGATAATCTTTGCAAAGTTAAAGGTAAAAGAGGTGAACTCTCTTTAGCCCTTTCTTCAGAGGTTTCTGTTAAAGTTGAAGATGGTAGCGTTGTCGTTGAGCCTTTGGCGAAGCGCCGCGGTCCTGCTGGCGCAATGTGGGGGACAACCCGTGCATTGATCGCAAATATGGTCACGGGTGTTACAACAGGCTTTACAAAAGCGCTTGAAATTCAAGGAACAGGTTTCCGTGCCGCTGTGCAGGGGAAAAACTTAGTGATGAATCTTGGGTTCTCCCATGACGTCATTTATCCCGTTCCAGATGATATTAAGATTACAGTGCCACGTCCAACAGCTATTGTGGTCGAAGGGAATGATAAACAGCGTGTCGGACAGATTGCTGTTGACCTTCGTAACTTCCGCAAACCTGAGCCTTATAAAGGTAAGGGTGTTCGCTATGAGAATGAGGTTCTGTTGCGTAAGGAAGGTAAGAAGAAGTAA
- the rpsH gene encoding 30S ribosomal protein S8: protein MAMSDPLGDMLTRIRNAQKAGHKVCVVPASKFRASVLAVLQREGYIRGFSTEEVRKGVNQLRVELKYSGEQPVIRKITRVSKPSRRVYSPIKELPRVCAGLGISVLSTPQGVLSNNEARAANVGGEILCRVF from the coding sequence ATGGCAATGTCTGATCCCTTGGGGGATATGCTTACCCGCATTCGCAATGCGCAGAAAGCTGGTCACAAAGTTTGTGTCGTACCTGCTTCCAAATTTCGTGCAAGTGTTTTGGCTGTGTTGCAGCGCGAAGGTTATATTCGTGGTTTTTCAACAGAAGAAGTGCGCAAAGGCGTCAATCAGCTCCGTGTTGAGTTGAAATATTCTGGTGAACAGCCTGTAATTCGTAAGATTACACGCGTTTCAAAACCAAGTCGCCGGGTCTATTCCCCAATTAAAGAACTTCCTCGTGTTTGTGCAGGACTTGGTATTTCCGTCCTTTCCACACCGCAAGGCGTTCTCTCAAATAACGAAGCTCGCGCAGCCAATGTTGGCGGCGAAATTCTCTGCCGCGTTTTCTAA
- the rpsN gene encoding 30S ribosomal protein S14: MAKLSAVNRNNRRAAMSQRDRAKRDALKKTIYDRNLPIEDRFEATMKLASLPRNGSATRVRLRCEISGRSRANYRKFRMSRIALRDLASSGQIPGLTKSSW, from the coding sequence ATGGCAAAACTTTCGGCAGTTAACCGGAATAATAGACGCGCTGCGATGTCTCAGCGCGATCGTGCAAAGCGCGATGCTCTTAAAAAAACAATTTACGATCGTAACCTTCCTATTGAGGATCGTTTTGAAGCAACAATGAAATTAGCGAGTCTTCCTCGCAACGGTTCTGCAACACGTGTCCGTTTGCGTTGTGAGATTTCTGGTCGTTCGCGTGCGAACTATCGTAAATTCCGTATGTCCCGTATCGCTTTGCGGGATCTTGCTTCCTCAGGCCAGATTCCTGGTCTAACGAAGTCCAGCTGGTAA
- the rplE gene encoding 50S ribosomal protein L5, whose protein sequence is MSDKNASAPRLYDLYKREIRSKLKEEFSFKNEMQIPRLEKIVLNMGVGEAAADQKKLDAAVADMTLIAGQKAVKTRARKAIAGFKIREGLPIGCMVTLRGERMYEFLDRFINIAMPRIRDFRGLSSKKGFDGNGNYALGLKEQIIFPEIDYDKVDSVRGMDVIFVTSTKDNKEAHALLKAFNMPFTA, encoded by the coding sequence ATGTCAGACAAAAATGCTTCTGCGCCACGTTTATATGATCTGTATAAGCGCGAAATCCGTTCGAAGCTGAAGGAAGAATTTTCATTCAAAAATGAAATGCAAATTCCTCGCCTTGAGAAAATTGTTCTTAACATGGGTGTCGGTGAAGCCGCTGCAGACCAGAAGAAACTGGACGCTGCTGTTGCAGATATGACCTTAATTGCAGGTCAGAAAGCCGTTAAAACCCGTGCACGTAAGGCTATCGCTGGATTTAAAATCCGTGAAGGTCTTCCTATTGGTTGCATGGTAACATTGAGAGGGGAGAGAATGTATGAATTCCTCGACCGTTTCATCAATATTGCGATGCCTCGTATCCGTGATTTCCGTGGATTGTCTTCTAAAAAAGGCTTCGATGGAAATGGGAACTACGCACTAGGTCTTAAAGAGCAAATCATTTTCCCAGAAATTGACTATGATAAAGTCGATTCTGTTCGGGGAATGGATGTCATCTTTGTTACATCTACAAAAGATAACAAAGAGGCACATGCGTTGTTAAAAGCCTTTAATATGCCATTTACGGCTTAA
- a CDS encoding 50S ribosomal protein L24, with protein sequence MAARIKKDDTVLVITGKSRGHRGKVLKVLPKEGKAVVEGAALAKRHSKPNRMGEGGGIVEKAMPIDLSNLKLIDPKTDKPTKVGFRVEDGKKVRIAKATGEVIDV encoded by the coding sequence ATGGCTGCACGTATTAAAAAAGACGATACTGTTTTGGTTATCACGGGTAAATCCCGTGGTCACCGCGGTAAAGTTCTAAAAGTTTTGCCTAAAGAAGGCAAAGCTGTTGTTGAAGGCGCTGCTTTAGCAAAGCGTCACAGCAAGCCAAATCGTATGGGTGAAGGTGGGGGGATTGTTGAAAAAGCAATGCCTATCGATCTTTCCAATCTTAAATTGATTGATCCAAAAACGGATAAGCCTACAAAAGTAGGTTTCCGCGTGGAAGATGGCAAGAAAGTACGTATTGCCAAAGCCACTGGTGAAGTCATTGATGTCTAA
- the rplN gene encoding 50S ribosomal protein L14 codes for MIIVESNLEVADNSGARRVQCIKVLGGSKRKSASVGDIIVVSVKEAIPRGKVKKGDVHQAVIVRTSYPVRRADGSTIRFDKNAAVLLNKQAEPIGTRIFGPVVRELRAKKFMKIISLAPEVL; via the coding sequence ATGATTATTGTTGAATCTAATCTTGAGGTTGCCGATAATTCAGGTGCCCGCCGTGTTCAGTGCATTAAAGTTCTTGGCGGATCAAAGCGTAAAAGCGCTTCTGTCGGGGATATCATCGTTGTTTCCGTTAAAGAGGCCATTCCTCGCGGAAAAGTGAAAAAAGGTGATGTTCATCAGGCAGTTATCGTGCGCACATCTTATCCTGTGCGCCGTGCTGATGGTTCTACCATCCGTTTTGACAAAAATGCTGCGGTTCTTTTGAACAAACAGGCCGAACCAATCGGCACGCGTATTTTTGGCCCAGTTGTTCGTGAGCTCAGAGCTAAGAAATTCATGAAAATTATTTCATTGGCTCCGGAGGTGCTATAA
- the rpsQ gene encoding 30S ribosomal protein S17, with protein MPKRVLTGRVTGDRMDKTVTVLVDRRIKHPLYKKFIRRSKKYAAHDPANECHVGDIVRIEECAPISKRKTWKVIFRNDQPLAASEEKTA; from the coding sequence TTGCCTAAACGCGTCTTAACTGGCCGGGTAACCGGTGACAGGATGGATAAAACCGTTACGGTTCTCGTTGACCGTCGGATTAAGCATCCTTTGTATAAAAAGTTCATTCGTCGCTCTAAAAAATATGCGGCGCATGATCCTGCAAACGAATGTCACGTTGGTGATATCGTTCGTATTGAAGAATGTGCACCTATTTCCAAGCGTAAAACTTGGAAAGTGATTTTCCGCAATGATCAGCCTTTGGCTGCATCTGAGGAGAAAACGGCATGA
- a CDS encoding 50S ribosomal protein L29, giving the protein MSKIKADTYKIEELRGKSVDELRALLVELKKEQINQRFRLATSQQESTAEIAVVRKAVARIKLLLGEERRKNNSAAPKASAAQS; this is encoded by the coding sequence ATGAGTAAAATTAAGGCTGATACCTATAAAATTGAAGAACTTCGTGGCAAGAGCGTTGATGAATTGCGGGCTTTGTTGGTTGAACTTAAAAAAGAGCAAATTAACCAGCGTTTCCGTCTTGCAACCAGTCAGCAGGAAAGTACTGCAGAAATTGCAGTTGTTCGCAAAGCTGTTGCTCGTATTAAGTTGCTTCTTGGTGAAGAACGTAGAAAAAATAATAGCGCAGCGCCTAAAGCGTCTGCAGCCCAGTCATAG
- the rplP gene encoding 50S ribosomal protein L16: MLSPKRTKFRKVRKGRIHGMAKGGTRLNFGTYGLKALEPERITARQIEAARRAITRAMKRAGRVWIRIFPDLPVTAKPAEVRMGSGKGSPEYWAARVKPGRILFEIEGVSPETARLAFSLAAAKLPIKTKFVSRLGEGS, from the coding sequence ATGCTTTCTCCAAAGCGTACCAAGTTTCGTAAGGTTCGCAAAGGGCGTATTCATGGCATGGCCAAGGGGGGTACGCGTTTAAACTTTGGGACTTACGGTTTGAAGGCTTTAGAGCCTGAAAGAATTACAGCTCGTCAGATTGAGGCTGCCCGTCGTGCGATTACACGTGCGATGAAGCGTGCTGGACGTGTCTGGATTAGAATTTTCCCAGACCTTCCGGTAACAGCTAAGCCAGCTGAGGTCCGTATGGGATCTGGTAAAGGTAGTCCAGAATATTGGGCTGCACGTGTGAAACCAGGAAGAATCCTTTTCGAGATTGAAGGTGTCTCACCTGAAACTGCTCGCTTGGCTTTTTCTTTAGCGGCGGCTAAGTTACCGATTAAAACTAAGTTTGTCAGCCGTTTAGGAGAAGGTTCATGA
- the rpsC gene encoding 30S ribosomal protein S3, whose translation MGHKVNPVGLRLGINRTWDSRWYAGETYAKQLHEDIKLREFLRKKLSGAGVSRIVIERPAKKPRVTIYAARPGVIIGKKGQDIDTLRKDLSRMTKADVSLNIVEIRKPEIDATLVAENIAQQLERRVAFRRAMKRAIQSAMRLGAQGIRITCSGRLGGAEIARDEKYREGRVPLHTLRADIDYGTATAQTTYGACGVKVWIFKGEVLGHDPQAQDRKAAEQAPQR comes from the coding sequence ATGGGACATAAAGTAAATCCAGTTGGACTGCGTTTAGGGATTAACCGTACTTGGGATAGCCGTTGGTACGCGGGTGAGACCTATGCAAAACAGCTTCATGAAGATATCAAACTAAGAGAGTTTTTGCGTAAGAAACTTTCAGGTGCGGGAGTTTCTCGTATTGTGATTGAACGCCCAGCTAAAAAGCCACGCGTTACAATTTATGCAGCTCGTCCTGGTGTGATTATCGGTAAAAAAGGTCAAGACATCGATACACTTCGTAAAGATCTAAGTCGTATGACCAAGGCCGATGTCTCCCTTAACATTGTTGAGATCCGCAAGCCTGAAATCGATGCGACATTGGTTGCTGAAAATATTGCACAGCAACTTGAACGTCGTGTGGCATTTCGTCGTGCGATGAAACGTGCTATTCAGTCTGCTATGCGTCTTGGCGCTCAAGGTATTCGTATTACCTGTAGTGGTCGTCTTGGTGGTGCAGAGATTGCCCGTGATGAGAAATATCGTGAAGGTCGTGTGCCATTGCATACACTCCGTGCAGATATTGATTACGGCACAGCAACAGCACAAACAACTTATGGGGCTTGTGGTGTGAAGGTCTGGATCTTCAAAGGTGAAGTTCTCGGTCATGATCCGCAAGCGCAAGATCGCAAGGCAGCTGAACAAGCTCCGCAGCGCTGA
- a CDS encoding 50S ribosomal protein L22, translated as MGKQKAPRALPSNQAQAVLRNLRVSPRKLNEVAKVIRNQTAEKALDTLTFSRRRIAQTVKKVLESAIANAENNHQLDVDRLVVRRAEVGKALVMKRFHARARGRAGGIQKFFSHLMIVVEEVPEGQDLVKAPRGSKKSPATSSDSTEKKAA; from the coding sequence ATGGGTAAACAAAAAGCTCCCCGCGCTTTGCCTTCCAATCAGGCTCAAGCCGTGTTGCGCAACCTAAGGGTTAGCCCTCGCAAACTTAATGAAGTTGCAAAAGTTATTCGCAATCAGACTGCTGAAAAGGCACTGGATACTTTGACATTCTCACGTCGTCGTATTGCTCAGACTGTTAAAAAGGTTCTGGAAAGTGCGATTGCTAACGCCGAGAACAACCATCAGCTAGATGTTGATCGTTTGGTCGTTCGCCGTGCAGAAGTTGGCAAGGCGCTTGTGATGAAGCGTTTCCACGCTCGTGCTCGTGGCCGTGCTGGTGGTATTCAAAAGTTTTTCAGTCATTTGATGATTGTTGTTGAGGAAGTTCCAGAAGGTCAAGACCTTGTGAAAGCACCTCGTGGCTCTAAAAAGTCTCCTGCAACCTCTTCTGACTCTACAGAAAAAAAGGCAGCCTAA
- the rpsS gene encoding 30S ribosomal protein S19: MARSVWKGPFVDGYLFAKAEAARASGRNEVIKIWSRRSTILPQFVGLTFGVYNGRKFLPVQVTENMVGHKFGEFSPTRTYTGHGADKKAKRG, encoded by the coding sequence ATGGCACGTTCCGTCTGGAAAGGCCCGTTTGTGGACGGGTATCTTTTTGCAAAAGCTGAGGCTGCCAGAGCATCTGGCCGCAATGAAGTTATTAAGATCTGGTCTCGCCGGTCGACAATTCTTCCTCAGTTCGTTGGCTTAACTTTCGGTGTTTATAATGGGCGTAAATTTTTGCCTGTTCAGGTCACTGAAAATATGGTTGGCCATAAATTTGGTGAATTCTCACCAACTCGTACTTATACGGGGCATGGTGCTGATAAGAAAGCAAAGAGGGGATAA
- the rplB gene encoding 50S ribosomal protein L2, producing MALKHFNPTTPSNRGTVLIDRSALWKGKPVKTLTEGKTSTGGRNNHGHITVRFRGGGHKKAYRLVDFRRQKYDVSAEIERIEYDPNRTAFIALLRYEDGELAYILAPQRLQVGDKVIAGEKVDAKPGNAMPLRSMPVGTIVHNIELKQGAGGKLARSAGTYAQLVGKDSGYAQLKLQSGELRLVRAECMATVGAVSNPDNMNQSLGKAGRQRWKGRRPHNRGVVMNPVDHPHGGGEGRTSGGRHPVTPWGKPTKGYKTRNNKKTDRLIIRRRKTGK from the coding sequence ATGGCATTAAAACATTTTAACCCTACAACTCCCAGTAACCGCGGTACGGTTCTTATTGACCGCAGTGCTCTGTGGAAGGGTAAGCCCGTCAAAACCTTGACTGAAGGTAAAACTTCAACAGGTGGACGTAATAATCACGGTCATATCACAGTTCGTTTCCGTGGTGGTGGGCATAAAAAAGCATATCGTCTTGTTGATTTTCGTCGTCAGAAATATGATGTTTCTGCTGAAATCGAACGGATTGAATATGATCCAAATCGTACAGCCTTTATCGCATTGTTGCGTTATGAGGATGGTGAGCTTGCTTACATTCTTGCGCCTCAGCGTTTGCAAGTTGGTGATAAAGTTATTGCTGGCGAAAAAGTGGATGCAAAACCAGGTAATGCAATGCCATTGCGTTCCATGCCTGTTGGTACAATCGTCCATAATATTGAGCTAAAGCAGGGCGCAGGTGGAAAGCTTGCACGTTCAGCTGGTACATATGCTCAGTTAGTCGGTAAAGACAGCGGTTATGCACAGTTAAAACTTCAGTCCGGTGAATTACGTCTTGTTCGTGCTGAATGCATGGCAACGGTTGGTGCAGTTTCCAACCCTGACAACATGAATCAGAGCTTGGGTAAAGCTGGTCGTCAAAGATGGAAAGGACGCCGCCCTCATAACCGAGGCGTTGTCATGAACCCTGTTGACCATCCACACGGTGGTGGTGAAGGGCGTACATCTGGTGGCCGTCATCCTGTGACACCTTGGGGTAAACCAACCAAGGGCTACAAGACCCGCAATAACAAGAAAACTGATCGCTTGATCATCCGTCGTCGTAAAACGGGTAAATAA
- a CDS encoding 50S ribosomal protein L23, translated as MSEAELFDVVRTPVITEKATFVSETGQYVFTVAPTATKEAIRRAVEEIFKVSVISVQTLNQKGKVKRTKGRLGARSDVKKAYVRLAPGAQIDLTAKIG; from the coding sequence ATGTCTGAAGCTGAGCTGTTCGACGTTGTTCGCACGCCTGTGATTACAGAAAAAGCAACATTTGTTTCTGAGACAGGGCAATATGTTTTTACAGTTGCTCCAACGGCAACCAAGGAAGCTATTCGTCGCGCTGTCGAAGAAATTTTTAAGGTAAGTGTTATCTCTGTTCAAACCTTGAACCAGAAAGGAAAGGTTAAACGTACAAAAGGACGTCTCGGTGCACGTTCTGATGTCAAAAAAGCCTATGTTCGCCTGGCTCCAGGAGCACAGATTGATCTAACAGCCAAGATTGGGTAG
- the rplD gene encoding 50S ribosomal protein L4: MEVEVKNLGGEAKGTMSLSQEIFGIKPRTDIMARVVLWQLAKARSGNHAIKSRSQVSGTTKKVYRQKGTGSARHGAVRAPQYRTGGVVHGPVLRSHAYSLPKKVRRLGLLSALSQKALEGKLLLIEEAAGIAKTKQATETVKNLGLESALFVDAAVNPEFSNAIANVIGFDILPVAGANVYDILKHDTLILTRSAVEGLQKRLEGAAS, encoded by the coding sequence ATGGAAGTTGAAGTAAAAAATCTGGGAGGGGAGGCAAAGGGTACAATGTCTCTTTCCCAGGAAATTTTTGGCATCAAGCCACGCACCGATATAATGGCGCGCGTGGTGCTCTGGCAGTTGGCGAAAGCCCGTTCCGGTAATCATGCTATTAAAAGTCGTAGTCAAGTTTCAGGAACAACTAAAAAGGTGTATCGCCAGAAGGGGACGGGTTCTGCTCGTCACGGTGCTGTGCGCGCGCCTCAGTACCGTACTGGTGGTGTTGTTCATGGTCCTGTTCTGCGTTCGCATGCTTACAGCTTGCCCAAGAAAGTGAGACGTTTGGGTCTTCTTTCTGCGCTTTCTCAAAAAGCACTTGAAGGTAAACTTCTTCTGATTGAAGAGGCAGCTGGAATTGCAAAAACAAAGCAGGCGACTGAAACCGTTAAAAATCTAGGACTAGAATCCGCTCTTTTCGTTGATGCGGCTGTTAATCCTGAATTTTCAAATGCCATTGCAAACGTAATTGGGTTCGATATTCTCCCAGTTGCTGGTGCAAACGTATATGACATTCTAAAACACGATACCTTGATTCTGACACGTTCAGCAGTTGAAGGTCTTCAGAAGCGTTTAGAAGGAGCTGCATCATGA
- a CDS encoding 50S ribosomal protein L3, whose amino-acid sequence MRTGLIAKKLGMSRIFKEDGVSIPVTLLQLDHVEVVDVKTNERDGYVALQVGYGEAKAKHVSKPNRGHFASQKVELKKKLVEFRVSDDAVLEVGTKLTAAHFVPGQKVDVTGTSKGKGFAGAMKRHNFRGLEASHGVSISHRSHGSTGQRQDPGKVFKGKKMAGHMGDRRVTTQNLEIAAVDQENNLIFIKGAVPGSKEGYVLVSDAVKKQRHPEAPYPTYAAEAAQ is encoded by the coding sequence ATGCGTACCGGACTTATTGCAAAAAAATTAGGAATGAGCCGTATCTTCAAAGAAGACGGTGTCAGCATTCCTGTCACACTCCTTCAGCTGGATCATGTTGAAGTTGTTGACGTAAAAACAAATGAACGTGACGGATATGTCGCACTTCAGGTTGGTTATGGTGAAGCAAAAGCCAAGCATGTCAGCAAACCAAACCGTGGACATTTCGCAAGTCAAAAAGTAGAGTTGAAAAAAAAGCTTGTTGAGTTTAGAGTGTCTGATGACGCTGTGCTCGAAGTTGGCACAAAACTAACAGCAGCTCATTTTGTTCCAGGTCAGAAAGTTGACGTTACTGGAACGAGTAAGGGTAAGGGATTCGCTGGTGCGATGAAGCGCCATAACTTCCGCGGTTTGGAAGCGTCCCATGGTGTCTCCATTAGTCACCGTTCACACGGTTCTACTGGTCAGCGCCAAGACCCTGGAAAAGTTTTTAAGGGAAAGAAAATGGCAGGTCACATGGGTGATCGCCGTGTTACGACTCAGAACCTTGAAATCGCAGCAGTGGATCAAGAAAATAATCTTATCTTCATTAAAGGAGCCGTCCCTGGTTCTAAAGAAGGTTATGTCCTTGTTTCTGATGCTGTTAAAAAGCAGCGCCACCCAGAAGCTCCATATCCAACATATGCAGCTGAAGCGGCGCAATAA
- the rpsJ gene encoding 30S ribosomal protein S10: protein MDDQNIRIRLKAYDHRVLDSSTRDIVNTAKRTGARVRGPIPLPTHIARFTVNRSPHIDKKSREQFEMRTHRRLLDIVEPTPQTVDALMKLDLAAGVDVEIKL, encoded by the coding sequence ATGGACGATCAAAATATTCGTATTCGCCTAAAAGCTTATGACCACCGGGTGCTGGATAGCAGTACTCGTGATATTGTAAATACAGCGAAAAGAACGGGGGCTCGGGTACGTGGTCCTATTCCCCTCCCAACACATATTGCTCGCTTTACAGTGAACCGCTCACCTCACATTGATAAAAAGAGCCGTGAACAGTTCGAAATGCGTACGCACCGCCGCTTGTTGGATATCGTTGAACCAACACCTCAAACCGTTGACGCGCTTATGAAGCTCGACCTCGCTGCTGGTGTTGATGTTGAAATTAAACTTTGA
- the tuf gene encoding elongation factor Tu, which yields MAKAKFERTKPHCNIGTIGHVDHGKTSLTAAITKTLAKKGGAEYSAYDQIDKAPEERARGITISTAHVEYETDKRHYAHVDCPGHADYVKNMITGAAQMDGAILVVSAADGPMPQTREHILLSRQVGVPALVVFMNKVDQVDDPELLELVEMEIRELLSSYEFPGDDIPIIQGSALATLEDGDASIGEEKILELMDAVDAYIPQPERPVDRPFLMPIEDVFSISGRGTVVTGRVERGEINVGNEVEIVGLKPTTKTTVTGVEMFRKLLDRGEAGDNIGALLRGTKREDVERGQVLAKPGSITPHSQFLAEAYILTKEEGGRHTPFFTNYRPQFYFRTTDVTGVVHLPEGTEMVMPGDNVAMDVELIAPIAMDEGLRFAIREGGRTVGAGVVSSVKK from the coding sequence ATGGCTAAGGCTAAGTTTGAGCGGACAAAACCGCACTGCAATATTGGCACAATCGGTCACGTTGACCATGGTAAAACATCTTTAACAGCTGCGATCACAAAAACGCTTGCTAAAAAAGGTGGTGCAGAATACAGCGCATACGATCAGATTGATAAAGCGCCAGAAGAAAGAGCTCGTGGTATTACGATTTCTACAGCTCACGTTGAGTATGAAACAGATAAGCGTCACTATGCGCACGTTGACTGCCCAGGCCATGCTGACTATGTCAAAAACATGATCACAGGTGCAGCTCAGATGGATGGCGCAATCTTGGTTGTGTCTGCTGCTGATGGTCCAATGCCACAGACTCGTGAGCACATCTTGCTTTCACGTCAGGTTGGTGTTCCTGCTCTTGTTGTTTTCATGAATAAAGTTGATCAGGTTGATGATCCTGAATTGCTTGAGCTCGTGGAAATGGAAATTCGTGAACTTCTTTCTTCCTATGAGTTCCCAGGGGATGATATTCCTATCATTCAGGGGTCTGCATTAGCAACTTTGGAAGATGGTGATGCTTCTATCGGTGAGGAAAAAATTCTTGAGTTGATGGATGCGGTTGATGCCTACATTCCACAGCCAGAACGTCCAGTTGATCGTCCATTCTTGATGCCAATCGAAGATGTGTTCTCCATTTCTGGTCGTGGTACTGTTGTTACAGGCCGTGTCGAACGTGGCGAAATTAACGTCGGTAACGAAGTTGAAATCGTTGGTCTTAAACCAACAACAAAAACCACCGTTACAGGTGTTGAGATGTTCCGTAAGCTTCTCGATCGTGGTGAAGCAGGTGATAACATCGGTGCGTTGTTGCGTGGTACAAAGCGTGAAGATGTTGAACGTGGTCAGGTTCTTGCAAAACCAGGTTCTATTACGCCACACAGCCAGTTCTTGGCAGAAGCATATATTTTGACAAAAGAGGAAGGCGGGCGTCATACCCCATTCTTCACCAACTATCGTCCACAGTTCTATTTCAGAACAACAGACGTTACAGGTGTCGTTCATCTTCCAGAAGGAACCGAAATGGTTATGCCTGGCGATAACGTTGCTATGGATGTTGAATTGATTGCTCCAATTGCTATGGACGAAGGCTTGCGCTTCGCTATCCGTGAAGGCGGACGTACAGTTGGTGCAGGTGTTGTCTCTTCCGTTAAGAAATAA
- the rpsG gene encoding 30S ribosomal protein S7, with product MSRRHSAEKREILPDPKFGDVVLTRFMNVMMYDGKKSLAERILYGALDSLAKRGGPDADPIAMFHSALDNVKPQVEVRSRRVGGATYQVPVDVRAERRQALAIRWIVDAARKRSEKTMCDRLSQELFDAINNRGSAVKKREDTHRMAEANRAFSHYRW from the coding sequence ATGAGTCGTCGGCACAGTGCTGAAAAGCGCGAAATTCTTCCAGATCCAAAATTTGGAGATGTCGTGTTAACCCGTTTCATGAATGTCATGATGTATGACGGGAAAAAATCTTTAGCAGAGCGTATCCTTTACGGGGCTCTGGATAGCTTAGCTAAACGGGGTGGTCCGGATGCAGATCCAATTGCCATGTTCCATTCAGCTTTGGATAATGTTAAACCTCAAGTTGAGGTTCGCTCCCGTCGTGTCGGTGGTGCCACATATCAGGTGCCAGTTGATGTGCGTGCAGAACGTCGTCAGGCTCTAGCAATTCGCTGGATTGTTGACGCAGCGCGTAAAAGAAGCGAAAAGACAATGTGTGATCGCCTTTCACAAGAGTTGTTCGATGCGATTAATAATCGTGGCTCAGCTGTTAAAAAGCGCGAAGATACCCATCGTATGGCCGAAGCTAATCGTGCATTCAGCCATTATCGTTGGTAA
- a CDS encoding 30S ribosomal protein S12, which yields MPTINQLIARGRKPAAKRNKVPALQGCPQKRGVCTRVYTVTPKKPNSALRKVAKVRLTNGYEVVSYIPGEGHNLQEHSVVLIRGGRVKDLPGVRYHIIRGVLDTQGIPKRRQRRSHYGAKRPK from the coding sequence ATGCCCACTATTAACCAGCTCATTGCCAGAGGCCGTAAGCCTGCTGCCAAGCGTAATAAGGTGCCTGCATTGCAGGGATGCCCACAGAAACGTGGTGTCTGTACCCGTGTCTATACTGTCACGCCAAAAAAACCTAACTCAGCTTTGAGAAAGGTGGCCAAGGTCCGCTTGACCAATGGTTATGAGGTGGTGAGTTATATTCCTGGTGAAGGTCACAATCTTCAGGAACATAGCGTTGTCCTTATTCGCGGCGGACGTGTAAAGGATTTACCAGGTGTGCGTTATCATATTATTCGTGGTGTCTTGGATACTCAAGGTATTCCAAAACGTCGTCAAAGACGTTCGCACTACGGCGCAAAACGTCCGAAATAA